The Lolium perenne isolate Kyuss_39 chromosome 6, Kyuss_2.0, whole genome shotgun sequence genome segment TCCTGCGCCGACCCTTTCCTCTCAAAGCACTAGCCTTGCTAGGGCAACCCGCCGGCAGCACGTCCAGCGCGCCAGGTCGGGGGCAGCCATGCCCACAAAGGGACATGCCGCCTGAGAGGGGCACCACCGAGCCGCAAGAGTCGCAGGTGCCACCATCGGATGAGTCGCTGCGGGTCTACACACATCCACCTCAGAGAGCATCGCCGGCCACCCAGCACCGCCCACCTTGCCGCCAGCGCCGCACATCCGCCTCAAGCTACCACACCAAGATGGCATTGGGTTCCGCTCAACCCGGCCAAAGCAGCAGCACCATGCGCTCTTCACCGGCCCCGTCGACCCGCGCCAAGTCCTTAGCGTGAGGGGTAGAGGAGTCCCCGCCGCCGCCAGCTCCCGGGCTTTGCCCAGTGAcaccctccggcggcggcgaggagaggGAGGAGCAGGGGAAGGGGGCCTGGGTAGGTGGTGGCTAGGGTTCCCTCCCATCGTCCACGGGAGTGATGAAAGGGAACGACTCATAGGTGAAGATCATACATGCGCGCTCCATCCATTAACAGGCAATAACAATGTGTGTTAGTTCAAAGTTGAGTACCAAATATAACTTACGTTCAGGAAGAAAGAATGACGCAAGTTTTTTAACCAAACAACATTGGAAGGTTTAGGCATACGCCAGTTTCAAACCAACTTTGTATACTAGGACCCCAAATTTGAATTTACACTATATACTTACTTAATAAAAAAGGAGAaacatgttccttattctgcctaCCTCTCTATACGTCAAGTTTTGGTCGTCACCTCTTTCCACGGATGGCCAACGTTGGCCCATCCTCGATTCGTCTCTCCCGCAAGGCCGCAAACCTCGCCTCCTTCCGGAAAAACAGCGTCATCAAAACCGTCTCCTCAGTCAATCCACCTAGCACGCCTACACAGCGCCCGCCGCCCCTCCCATCGGCACACCGCCCCGGCTCCCTTGTCAACGCTCCGCAGTCGCGTAATCGTAATCGACGCGGAGGCGGACACCAGCGTGAGGAAGACGAGTTGGGTTCCCCGCCCACGACCACCCCGATTGCGGCTGAGGCGGGCGAGGATCTGGCTCCGGAGGAGGATGACGGACTCTGGTGTACACCTTCGTCCTTTGCCGCCACCACCTCCGCGGCCCGCCGCCGCCTGGTCCACCCACCCCCGCACGCTCACCACCAACGCCGCCCGCTGCCCACCAGCGCTTCGCCCTGCCAAAGCCCGCACAACCTCGCCCCACCGCTTCCGCCCATCTACGCCTGGCCCAGATCGCGTACCGCACCGCGCGCTCCGTTCGCCGCCCGCACCAGATCGTCACCATCGCGCGCGGACGGCCGGTCCGGGGACCCGAGAGCGGATTCGAAGGTTGACCCGCTCTCTCCCCCTTGCACCATTCGACATGGCGGCGCTCGAGCCCGAGACTCCCGCAGCTACCACTGCAAATCGCGCATCCGGCAGCGCGCCGCGTGGCGTCATCCTTGGGCGAACGCTAGCACTCGAGCAGTTCGCATGCCGACGAAGAGGCCGCCTGGAGCGAGCCCACTGAGGGCTCTGGTGGAGGTCGACGGATTTGTCTGCTTGCTCGCTCACCTCTACCAATTCGATCCCCATTCAATCCTCGATTTTTTTTATCCTCAATTCATGTCGCTGCCGATGGTCGCCGCCAGAAGTTATTCTTTGCCGCTAATCTTATGCTCGCGGACCTCCTTTGCCCCAGGCTCCCATCCTAACCACGGACTGGTTGGATTTAATTTGGGTTCCTATCAATGTCTTCATCGTTCCCAGGTACAGATAAATCCCCTATTTTTCAGTTCTTTTTTTTGTCGTCTGGAGCTGCCTGCTTCTTGATTTGATTCGTGGGTTTTCTGGACTTGTGGTGACCGCCATGGCCGCTCGAAAGTTTTCGGATTCTGCTTGAATACAAATCTACGATTTTAATGTGTGTTTGTTGACAAAATAGATATTTGATTGCTGAACTGAACGTAGCAGCATGAGCAAATGGGAGAAGTTCATGTGCGGCGCTACTGTGAGAGGACAAGAAAAATCTTTTATGGGACAATTGCAATCTGTGGAGAGACGTGCACCATTAACCATCAGCTTTAACCTACACTGTTCTAGGTATTGCCTGGTATAAATTGATATTTTCTATTTATTGTGTCTTCATATAATTGCTGACTTCTGTTTCTGTATTGCTGTATCTTGGACTCTTGGTCCTGGAGGAAGAACGGTGGCTGCTGTTGAGGAGGCAACGCAGAGGAGGTGGAGTAGGCCGGCCCCTTCTCCTCAATCGAGGATGCGATGGTGCCCTCCCGGGATCAGCAGAATGTGTGATGCACCCCAGTCCCCAGCCCCGCGCGCCCAAACCTCTCGGGATCAGCAGGGATAGAGGCAACAACCAGAACACCACAACCTCGATCTTCGCGATCGCGGCAGCGACGACCAACGATCCATCTTGGCACAGGGATTGTCGACTCACCTCGGCTTATCAAGGTTTGGCACTTTGGCCTTACAGAGACCCTCCGGCAACCCGCGACACAATTTTGGCATGACGTCGGCTCCAATTATGGCAAAGAATTGACGCATAAACCCAAACCCTCCCTCCCCTGTGGCGAATCGTCTCAGCATCGTCCTTCGATGCAAACGCATCACTGTGAGCCAGGGTTTTGGGGGACCCGCGGACCAGAGCAAATGTGGATTCGGAGGGAGACGTGGGTGGCCAGATGGAAGCACGACAGTAAGAGCATCCCAGCCGTTGGGCTCGCCAGGCCGAAATCCGGCATTATTTAGCACCGGATGATGTATTTTTTTTGTGCCTGGGGAGGCTCATTTTCCCAGCGACGAGCCCATGGTCGCCTTCTgacgcgcacccaccgcgtgcatagcgacggtGCAGTCGCCGGGAAGGGCAACCGTCGGAGTGCCCTTGACGCATTGAACCGCCGTAATGGTTCGCGAAGTGGTCTGGCGAGCCCAAACGCCTCGTCGGGAACGGTAGAAGTGGCCTCGACGCGAGAAtcgccgtaatggagcacgaactccgcggaagagcaaccgccgctctcttcgtcgagatacctacatatacggttttcgacggccgacgccattcatctATTCTCTCCTCTgtcaaccatgagcgatctctcttggccatcggacaccgacagcgaggggaagccgcctggatggcgccattggtgggatcaagcagcatcgtccagcagcgacgattcccccccgccagccagcgaggacgaatgggatgacgaggaggaggacgaagaggccgaggagcaggccgaggaagaggccgaggaggaggaggaggaggaggaggaggaagaggttgAGGacgctgacgacgaggaggactcaacttcctccgacgaggaggtgacgagccggaagtgtcgccgccacgacgatgaggcggggccatctaggaagaagaagtagtttaagtttgttttagagtttttatatgtaatttttatgtttattcgaattatatATAATTTTTCTATGTTAcaccacttgagagttcaaagctttcgttcgacgagggtattgccgtagatcgggaagacgagggtattgccgtagaaacccaggccattgtcgccgacaGGTCGGGGCCACCAGATGGAGGCAACATAGAATTGTTTGTTCTCAGTTGGAAGGTAGTCTCAGATCTGCATCTGATTATCCCAGTTGTTTTAACCCATCTCTCATGTTACTTTTGCGGATCTTTAATATGCTGAAGTGCCATTTTAATTTTATCATATAGTCTCAACTTGTAACCAGAATATTATCATTAGTTCGTACTTCGTAGGCATGGACGGTTGCGGCCTTTGGAGTCTATACCTGAACCTGTAACAATTGAAAGAATGTTTCTTGGGTTATCTACGAAGGATACCTTTAGCCGAAGAGTTACAACATGAATGCTCATGCTGGCAGAATCACTATTGCAGGTGTAAAGGCGACAAGCAGAGGCCACCTAGAGCGCTGCCAGGGCGCCTGCTATCTTTTTTCTAGAGAATGAGATGTACATCAGTTTGACACCCTAGAATCACAAAACAGGGCAGTACTTGGAGAGCAGGTAACACCCAAAGATACACAAGCATTGCCGATTTACCTTTTTTTTTGTGTTATGACTGAAATCTTGGCATCAATTTGAATAAAAGTCCTCTCGCACAGAATAGGCTGTTACCTTCTCATGtcttctcttcttttttcttttgctgGAACTCTATATTGACTGTACCGTCACATTGTTCCTGCATTTTCAGTCAGTTCGTGTGTTCTCAATGTTCCAGGAGACATCACATTTATTTTGGATAGTCAAGTGCCCAGGAGACATCACATTTATTTTGGATAGTCAAGTGCCTTGGAAGTACTCAGGCTGAAAAAAGAAGAGATAATACTTCTATATCCCCGATTCCTCCTTAAGAAACTGTTTGTTGTGGGGAATTGCAGCGTACATCatactttgttggatttttttataTAAAAATAGGATGACACATTACCTCATCACAGCCATCTGCGCTAGGTATAACCATCACTTTTAGTTGTGGAAGTCCCTGTTTAGTCTGTCCATTTTTACACAAAGGATACATTTTGCTGCAATATGAATAGGCTATATATTGACGAATTGCCTATCCTAGGATCACTTTTGAGATATTCATGTATTTATGAAGGAAGAGATACACGTTGATTGAATCAACTTTGTGTTGTCACACCTATATTTAGAAAGCAATTATTTAAATATAGTTTAGTGGTGGAAGCATCATTTTTCCTTGCTGGACATTATATTGCTTGTAAGCTACAGATAATTTTCTGCTCTTGAGAAATTTTATGATGCCGGCACTTGCTGACTGCCTTTTTTCTGCTGGCAGGGATGTGCCCTCTTCTCCATCTCTGCATGACGCATCGGTGAGTTTGTCTGGCGGCCACCAGCGGGTTGTCGTGTGCAAAGGATATGCAGAGGTGATGACCGTGATGGCTCAAAGCACGCCACCATGACCAGATCGTTTCTCCACAACAGCAAGGCAGATAATGCTTTAGCCCCATTGGCTCTGGTTTTAATTTAGTTGGTATGGTTGGCTATGGTTTTAAGCTCTCCAAAGGTATGGTCTTCTTTTGTTATATATTGTTGTTTGCTTCTTTAGTCTTTCATTGTCTGAGCTAGGCCTATGTTACTGCTTAAATAAAACTTAGGTGCTGGTCTTTGGACCATTTATAGTGCTGAGGTGCACTTATTGCACTTAATATTCAAATGCTTATGAATTGCGATTTCTTGTTTTTTGTATGCATTTTCCTTACTGGAGAGCTTAAGCGCAGACAGTTTTCCAGATCGTGCCCTTTGTTTAGCTGCTTGAGATGATCCCTTTCAGTCTATCCTATTTTAATTAAGAAGCTCAATAAAACTAGGATCTTCGAAATTTCAATAATCAGTTGAGGCATTATAGTCTAGGTTTATATATTTTGTAATTTTTTGCTACATTGCATTCATAAGTATGCAGATTCAAGTGGCTGACCTACTAGCTACTAGCAGAATTTTTGGCTTGTGCAGATTTGTTCCAATAACATGCTAGCTAGGTTTGCATAAACTAACTTCCATATTCTTATATTGATATGTTGGGACGGTTCCTTGATG includes the following:
- the LOC127308658 gene encoding uncharacterized protein translates to MANVGPSSIRLSRKAANLASFRKNSVIKTVSSVNPPSTPTQRPPPLPSAHRPGSLVNAPQSRNRNRRGGGHQREEDELGSPPTTTPIAAEAGEDLAPEEDDGLWCTPSSFAATTSAARRRLVHPPPHAHHQRRPLPTSASPCQSPHNLAPPLPPIYAWPRSRTAPRAPFAARTRSSPSRADGRSGDPRADSKVDPLSPPCTIRHGGARARDSRSYHCKSRIRQRAAWRHPWANASTRAVRMPTKRPPGASPLRALVEVDGFVCLLAHLYQFDPHSILDFFYPQFMSLPMVAARSYSLPLILCSRTSFAPGSHPNHGLVGFNLGSYQCLHRSQIFDC